From a single Nymphaea colorata isolate Beijing-Zhang1983 chromosome 4, ASM883128v2, whole genome shotgun sequence genomic region:
- the LOC116253205 gene encoding uncharacterized acetyltransferase At3g50280-like — protein sequence MLSTHYMQICIVFPKPPMPLDDTIRRLQTSLSDSLLHFPFLSGRLATDPETTTYVDCNDTGVEFTVSKAAGLCISDLVSDVVPETINSFFPLVSAIGYDGHYRPLLAVQVTEVVDGVVIGCSMNHVIGDGGSFWHFVESWSELSAGAKTITRPPVTERPPIHKEVGRIRFTVSEKNMDRTLPPPFKVRIFRFTSKGVARVKAKANQQLKHPKCGEVSSLQAITALMWRSMMRAKNLPTELITLCIMNVGCRCRLEPPLPEEYFGNCVQPLMVHAKVGELLGYDLGWAGRALHRGIAAQMADAVRNRVKGWVKMPYMATAGRYRTSLWWEAPQGRTYMGSTSGGERVLLCSADRRASLMGELQLSLKTVGVEASIYRFAWPLERLGVR from the exons AGCCTCCTGCACTTTCCCTTCTTGTCCGGCCGACTAGCCACGGACCCCGAGACCACCACCTACGTGGATTGCAATGACACAGGAGTTGAGTTCACCGTCTCCAAGGCGGCCGGACTGTGCATCTCTGACCTGGTTTCCGACGTCGTTCCGGAAACCATAAACTCATTTTTCCCTTTGGTTAGTGCCATCGGCTACGACGGCCATTATCGTCCCCTTCTTGCCGTCCAG GTGACAGAGGTGGTGGACGGAGTAGTGATAGGCTGCTCGATGAACCATGTGATCGGAGACGGCGGGTCCTTCTGGCACTTTGTCGAGTCATGGTCTGAGCTGAGCGCCGGCGCCAAGACCATAACCCGACCGCCGGTGACGGAGCGGCCACCGATCCATAAGGAAGTGGGTCGGATCCGGTTCACCGTCTCCGAAAAGAATATGGACCGAACCTTGCCACCACCATTCAAGGTCCGCATTTTCCGCTTCACTAGCAAAGGTGTAGCTCGTGTGAAGGCCAAGGCCAACCAGCAACTCAAGCACCCGAAATGCGGGGAAGTCTCATCTCTCCAGGCGATCACCGCCCTAATGTGGCGGTCCATGATGCGCGCCAAGAATCTACCGACGGAGCTGATCACCCTCTGCATAATGAACGTCGGTTGTCGCTGCAGACTGGAGCCGCCGTTGCCGGAGGAGTATTTCGGCAACTGCGTGCAGCCACTCATGGTGCACGCCAAGGTCGGTGAGCTCTTGGGTTACGACCTCGGCTGGGCGGGTCGAGCCCTGCATCGTGGCATTGCGGCCCAAATGGCCGATGCCGTCCGCAATCGTGTGAAAGGATGGGTGAAGATGCCATATATGGCAACAGCCGGCCGGTACCGAACATCATTGTGGTGGGAGGCTCCCCAAGGGAGGACATATATGGGATCGACTTCGGGTGGGGAACGGGTTTTGCTGTGCTCAGCGGACCGGAGAGCAAGTTTGATGGGGGAATTGCAGCTTTCCCTGAAAACTGTGGGAGTGGAAGCATCGATTTACAGGTTTGCTTGGCCCCTTGAGCGCCTTGGAGTCAGATGA
- the LOC116253206 gene encoding putative disease resistance protein At5g47280, translated as MTEIAAGAAAGLCAQEWWNIIKRVFRQPSEFKKQYKDLERVLEELRPVLDKHSTNPELEALRCEMRNGRELISKCAKVGCWNILKQNDYSSRLQQQVKAIQNCRDTAILSGVLELNSKLPGGGEVAGLRSVAALPPLLGKVFGIEKPLTELKGMLKRNQVVGVYGMVGCGKTTLVNVLCRDPDIEGASPFYYSITFPLFVCFTALAFRLSRTPHFLYVGFSAVSGLFRENIFYFKVSKSPDTLHILEGIWSQLLVEKVPRFKDVEDAVRQVAHGLSKQPIKYSGDGLIFLDDVWSEKDLKNLLFRTERLKTIFTSREIIKIKPHEGEIYSLPNLEEEAAKELFYHVAGNPSPIYTSAAEQIIKRCGGLPLALELIGGSLNDEPIERWQAIRKDLLNEGDIYKSEKDLLSYFSKTIDSLSPQLQECFLDLGSFPEDKRLTAPSIIDMWVELYGLTEENAFLELSELSKKHLLNLTWRTRSHTIDGGNYHDIIVSQHDLLRHLALHYWTMKGRTERKRVVVKGKEGGELGTQNHQEIEAPDAEIVSLQGCEANNGRWSNREFRNAKVLMLNFSGETYQLPPFLGIMENLKVLIITNHSLNQAKLQMGGNSLSNLRRMRLERISVAGLFEIENSLLRSLHKLSLFFCEFSQSSSDSAAQNIPAIFPGLKELEIHYAADLLHLPPAVCEARSLRKLSVTKCPALKSLPQRMNQLTNLEFLNIYACSSLEGLPDSICELKHLRVLDLCDCCMIERLPENLGSLSCLARIDMRRCLKIDELPESVTQIEDLESVVCDEAIRHLWDQVIGREKVYVPEEETNLNFLR; from the exons ATGACGGAAATTGCTGCTGGCGCAGCTGCTGGCCTTTGCGCACAAGAGTGGTGGAATATAATCAAACGAGTATTTAGGCAACCTAGTGAGTTTAAAAAGCAGTACAAGGACCTTGAGAGGGTGTTGGAAGAGTTAAGACCAGTACTGGACAAACATTCGACCAATCCGGAGCTGGAGGCTCTGCGCTGCGAGATGAGAAATGGCAGAGAGCTCATAAGCAAGTGTGCCAAAGTTGGCTGTTGGAACATCCTCAAGCAAAACGACTACTCCAGCCGGCTACAACAGCAAGTAAAAGCGATTCAGAATTGCAGAGACACTGCGATTTTGAGTGGGGTTCTGGAACTAAATTCCAAGTTGCCGGGAGGAGGCGAGGTGGCTGGACTTAGGTCTGTTGCTGCTCTGCCTCCTCTCCTTGGTAAGGTCTTTGGCATTGAGAAGCCTCTGACTGAGCTGAAAGGGATGTTAAAGAGGAATCAAGTGGTCGGCGTCTATGGGATGGTAGGGTGCGGAAAGACCACCTTGGTGAACGTCCTCTGCAGGGACCCAGATATCGAAGGTGCCTCTCCCTTCTATTACTCAATCACGTTCCCTCTCTTTGTATGCTTCACAGCTTTGGCGTTCAGG TTGAGCAGAACTCCCCATTTTCTTTATGTTGGCTTCTCCGCTGTCTCGGGCCTGTTCCGTGAGAACATCTTCTACTTCAAGGTTTCGAAATCACCGGATACGCTGCACATCCTGGAAGGAATATGGTCTCAGTTGCTGGTTGAAAAAGTGCCCAGGTTTAAAGACGTGGAAGACGCGGTGAGGCAGGTAGCGCATGGGCTGAGTAAGCAGCCGATCAAGTACTCAGGGGATGGTTTGATTTTCTTAGATGATGTTTGGTCTGAGAAGGATCTGAAGAATCTCTTGTTCAGAACAGAGCGTTTAAAAACCATCTTCACCTCTAGGGAGATTATAAAAATCAAACCACATGAGGGGGAAATTTATTCATTGCCAAatctagaagaagaggcagCAAAGGAGTTATTCTATCATGTAGCGGGGAACCCATCGCCGATTTACACCAGCGCAGCAGAGCAG ATAATCAAAAGATGCGGTGGGCTGCCATTGGCATTAGAGCTTATAGGAGGAAGCCTTAATGACGAACCCATTGAAAGATGGCAAGCTATTAGAAAGGACCTGCTAAATGAAGGCGACATTTACAAAAGCGAGAAGGATCTACTCAGCTACTTCTCTAAAACAATAGACTCGCTGAGCCCACAACTCCAGGAGTGTTTTCTGGATTTGGGTTCCTTTCCTGAAGATAAAAGGCTAACTGCTCCTTCCATTATAGACATGTGGGTTGAACTCTACGGCCTAACAGAGGAAAATGCCTTTCTCGAACTTTCTGAACTCTCCAAGAAACATTTGCTTAATCTTACGTGGAGAACAAG AAGCCACACCATTGATGGTGGTAACTATCACGACATCATCGTAAGTCAGCATGACCTACTCAGACACTTGGCCCTCCATTATTGGACTATGAAAGGCCGtacagagagaaaaagagtggTCGTGAAAGGGAAGGAGGGTGGTGAATTAGGGACTCAGAATCATCAAGAAATTGAAGCACCAGATGCCGAGATTGTCTCCTTGCAAG GCTGCGAGGCTAATAATGGAAGATGGAGCAACAGAGAGTTTCGCAATGCTAAAGTATTGATGCTAAACTTCTCAGGGGAGACATATCAGTTACCTCCCTTTCTGGGAATCATGGAGAACCTAAAGGTTTTGATCATTACGAATCATAGCTTGAATCAAGCAAAACTCCAAATGGGGGGAAACTCTCTCAGCAACCTCAGAAGAATGAGGCTTGAGAGAATTTCGGTAGCTGGCCTTTTTGAGATTGAAAATTCATTGTTGCGCAGTCTACACAAACTATCTCTATTCTTCTGCGAGTTCAGCCAGTCCAGCAGTGATTCGGCCGCTCAGAATATCCCCGCCATCTTTCCTGGCCTCAAGGAGCTCGAAATCCACTACGCCGCTGACTTGCTGCACCTGCCCCCAGCCGTCTGCGAAGCGAGAAGTCTTCGAAAGTTGAGCGTAACGAAGTGCCCTGCCTTAAAGTCGCTGCCTCAAAGGATGAACCAACTGACCAACTTAGAGTTCCTGAACATCTATGCTTGTTCGAGCCTGGAAGGCCTACCAGACTCAATTTGTGAGCTCAAGCATCTCAGAGTTTTGGATTTATGTGACTGTTGTATGATCGAAAGACTCCCTGAGAATTTAGGCAGTCTGAGTTGTCTGGCCAGAATCGATATGAGGCGCTGTCTAAAGATAGACGAGCTACCGGAATCAGTGACGCAGATAGAAGATCTTGAGTCGGTCGTTTGTGACGAAGCCATTAGGCACCTCTGGGATCAGGTGATCGGGAGAGAAAAGGTCTACGTGCCTGAAGAGGAGACCAACTTGAATTTTCTTCGGTAA